From Topomyia yanbarensis strain Yona2022 chromosome 1, ASM3024719v1, whole genome shotgun sequence, one genomic window encodes:
- the LOC131687533 gene encoding glutamine-dependent NAD(+) synthetase isoform X1: MLQKRRRKMGRKVTVAVATLNQWALDFEGNMSRIMESIVEAREMGASYRTGPELEVCGYSCEDHFHESDTFLHSWEILLEIMMSPHSQHMLIDVGMPVQHRNVAYNCRVVFYNKRILLVRPKMANCDDGNYRETRWFTAWPKVRQTEEYYLPRMIAAATGQHTVPIGDAVIATRDTCIGYEICEELWNPRSTHIDMSLSGVEIMVNSSGSYMELRKAYITTDLIRNASFKAGGMYLFSNLRGCDGQRIYFNGCSAVALNGQIIARGKQFALEDVEVTTATVDLEDIRSYRLSLRSRCSVAASTPTYPRINVDFELSHPCDLNIPQSAPLDWVYHSPEEEIALGPACWLWDYLRRSGQGGFFLPLSGGVDSSSTAIIVHSMCRLVVKSIMLGDVQVLHDVRKILADPEFTPDNPAALCNRLLVTCYMGSENSSKETRQRATTLSSQIGSYHLEINIDGAVSALLTIFHTVTGMKPLFKTQGGCPRQNLALQNIQARTRMVLSYLFAQLMLWVRNRPGGLLVLGSANVDEALRGYMTKYDCSSADINPIGGISKTDLKRFLLFAKEKFNLPIVADIVTAPPTAELEPLRDGTLAQTDEEDMGMTYNELSEFGRLRKQSHCGPYSMFCKLVSMWKDTCSSPQVVADKVKHFFRCYAINRHKMTILTPAYHAESYSPDDNRFDHRPFLYRANWSWQFKCIDEELERISCPSTGGNDKTTGIRSGSPGVATGIGGGVGGGGTDKSSSPLFFSDGVIGGMSSGGSAHQLNNHAGYGHDSIKLTKSHSSGGYSKMHSSVMGKIKDRTGVPV; encoded by the exons ATGCTT CAAAAACGACGACGCAAAATGGGACGCAAAGTGACGGTTGCCGTTGCCACCCTGAACCAGTGGGCGCTGGACTTTGAGGGCAATATGTCCCGGATAATGGAGTCCATCGTGGAGGCTCGGGAAATGGGTGCCAGTTATAGGACCGGACCGGAGCTGGAAGTGTG CGGATACAGCTGCGAGGACCACTTCCACGAGTCGGACACGTTTCTGCACTCGTGGGAAATCCTGCTCGAAATCATGATGTCCCCCCACAGCCAGCACATGCTGATCGACGTCGGGATGCCAGTCCAACATCGGAATGTGGCCTACAACTGTCGGGTGGTGTTCTACAACAAACGCATTCTACTGGTCCGTCCGAAGATGGCAAACTGCGACGACGGCAACTATCGGGAGACGCGCTGGTTTACCGCGTGGCCAAAG GTTCGTCAAACGGAAGAGTACTACCTACCACGTATGATTGCTGCCGCGACCGGACAGCACACAGTTCCGATTGGGGACGCGGTAATCGCAACGCGAGACACCTGCATCGGATATGAAATCTGCGAAGAACTGTGGAATCCTCGCAGTACCCACATCGATATGTCCCTATCGGGAGTGGAAATCATGGTCAATAGCTCCGGGAGCTACATGGAACTGCGTAAGGCTTACATCACAACGGATCTGATTCGGAATGCCAGCTTCAAAGCTGGCGGCATGTATTTGTTTAGTAACCTGCGTGGCTGCGACGGTCAGCGAATTTACTTTAACGGTTGTTCTGCGGTGGCTTTGAATGGGCAGATCATCGCCAGGGGGAAACAATTCGCTTTGGAGGATGTGGAAGTCACCACCGCTACGGTTGACCTCGAAGACATCCGTTCGTACCGATTGTCATTACGGTCACGCTGCTCGGTAGCTGCTTCCACTCCAACCTACCCTCGGATCAATGTCGATTTTGAACTGTCTCACCCGTGTGATTTGAACATACCACAAAGTGCCCCACTGGACTGGGTTTATCACAGTCCGGAAGAAGAAATCGCTCTCGGGCCAGCTTGCTGGCTGTGGGACTATCTTCGTCGTTCCGGTCAGGGAGGATTCTTCCTACCGCTCAGTGGCGGAGTAGATTCCAGCAGTACTGCAATCATCGTTCACTCCATGTGCCGTCTGGTGGTGAAATCCATTATGCTCGGTGACGTCCAGGTCTTGCACGATGTTCGAAAGATTTTAGCCGACCCGGAATTTACCCCGGACAATCCGGCGGCGTTGTGTAATCGTTTGCTTGTTACTTGCTATATGGGAAGTGAAAATTCTAGTAAGGAAACAAGACAACGGGCGACCACTTTATCGTCCCAAATTGGAAGCTACCATTTGGAGATTAACATTGACGGGGCGGTTAGTGCATTGCTGACGATTTTCCACACCGTGACTGGGATGAAACCGCTATTTAAAACTCAGGGTGGTTGCCCGAGGCAGAATCTAGCGCTGCAGAACATCCAAGCTCGCACGAGGATGGTACTGTCCTATCTGTTTGCCCAGTTGATGCTGTGGGTTCGTAACAGACCCGGTGGTTTGCTGGTGCTTGGTTCCGCCAACGTTGACGAGGCACTGCGAGGGTACATGACCAAGTATGACTGTTCGTCGGCGGATATCAATCCGATCGGGGGAATCTCGAAGACGGATTTGAAGCGGTTCCTGCTGTTTGCTAAAGAGAA ATTCAACCTTCCGATCGTCGCGGACATCGTTACGGCACCACCAACCGCTGAACTTGAACCGTTGCGCGATGGCACCTTAGCACAAACCGACGAGGAAGATATGGGTATGACCTACAACGAACTCAGCGAGTTCGGTCGATTGCGCAAGCAATCTCATTGCGGACCGTACAGTATGTTCTGCAAACTGGTCTCGATGTGGAAAGACACCTGCTCCAGTCCGCAGGTTGTGGCGGATAAGGTGAAGCACTTTTTCCGCTGTTACGCAATCAATCGGCACAAGATGACAATACTGACGCCGGCCTATCATGCCGAATCGTACAGCCCAGACGATAATCGGTTTGATCATAGGCCGTTTCTGTACCGTGCTAACTGGAGTTGGCAGTTTAAGTGTATCGACGAGGAATTGGAACGGATTAGTTGTCCGAGTACGGGGGGAAACGATAAGACGACTGGTATCCGGTCTGGTTCGCCGGGAGTTGCTACTGGAATTGGTGGTGGAGTAGGCGGCGGAGGAACGGATAAGAGTAGTTCGCCGTTGTTCTTTTCCGACGGTGTGATTGGAGGGATGAGCAGTGGTGGAAGTGCGCATCAGTTGAATAATCATGCCGGGTATGGTCATGATTCGATCAAATtaactaaatcgcacagtagcgGAGGTTATTCGAAGATGCATTCAAGTGTGATGGGAAAGATCAAGGATAGAACTGGGGTTCCAGTTTGA
- the LOC131687533 gene encoding glutamine-dependent NAD(+) synthetase isoform X2 yields MGRKVTVAVATLNQWALDFEGNMSRIMESIVEAREMGASYRTGPELEVCGYSCEDHFHESDTFLHSWEILLEIMMSPHSQHMLIDVGMPVQHRNVAYNCRVVFYNKRILLVRPKMANCDDGNYRETRWFTAWPKVRQTEEYYLPRMIAAATGQHTVPIGDAVIATRDTCIGYEICEELWNPRSTHIDMSLSGVEIMVNSSGSYMELRKAYITTDLIRNASFKAGGMYLFSNLRGCDGQRIYFNGCSAVALNGQIIARGKQFALEDVEVTTATVDLEDIRSYRLSLRSRCSVAASTPTYPRINVDFELSHPCDLNIPQSAPLDWVYHSPEEEIALGPACWLWDYLRRSGQGGFFLPLSGGVDSSSTAIIVHSMCRLVVKSIMLGDVQVLHDVRKILADPEFTPDNPAALCNRLLVTCYMGSENSSKETRQRATTLSSQIGSYHLEINIDGAVSALLTIFHTVTGMKPLFKTQGGCPRQNLALQNIQARTRMVLSYLFAQLMLWVRNRPGGLLVLGSANVDEALRGYMTKYDCSSADINPIGGISKTDLKRFLLFAKEKFNLPIVADIVTAPPTAELEPLRDGTLAQTDEEDMGMTYNELSEFGRLRKQSHCGPYSMFCKLVSMWKDTCSSPQVVADKVKHFFRCYAINRHKMTILTPAYHAESYSPDDNRFDHRPFLYRANWSWQFKCIDEELERISCPSTGGNDKTTGIRSGSPGVATGIGGGVGGGGTDKSSSPLFFSDGVIGGMSSGGSAHQLNNHAGYGHDSIKLTKSHSSGGYSKMHSSVMGKIKDRTGVPV; encoded by the exons ATGGGACGCAAAGTGACGGTTGCCGTTGCCACCCTGAACCAGTGGGCGCTGGACTTTGAGGGCAATATGTCCCGGATAATGGAGTCCATCGTGGAGGCTCGGGAAATGGGTGCCAGTTATAGGACCGGACCGGAGCTGGAAGTGTG CGGATACAGCTGCGAGGACCACTTCCACGAGTCGGACACGTTTCTGCACTCGTGGGAAATCCTGCTCGAAATCATGATGTCCCCCCACAGCCAGCACATGCTGATCGACGTCGGGATGCCAGTCCAACATCGGAATGTGGCCTACAACTGTCGGGTGGTGTTCTACAACAAACGCATTCTACTGGTCCGTCCGAAGATGGCAAACTGCGACGACGGCAACTATCGGGAGACGCGCTGGTTTACCGCGTGGCCAAAG GTTCGTCAAACGGAAGAGTACTACCTACCACGTATGATTGCTGCCGCGACCGGACAGCACACAGTTCCGATTGGGGACGCGGTAATCGCAACGCGAGACACCTGCATCGGATATGAAATCTGCGAAGAACTGTGGAATCCTCGCAGTACCCACATCGATATGTCCCTATCGGGAGTGGAAATCATGGTCAATAGCTCCGGGAGCTACATGGAACTGCGTAAGGCTTACATCACAACGGATCTGATTCGGAATGCCAGCTTCAAAGCTGGCGGCATGTATTTGTTTAGTAACCTGCGTGGCTGCGACGGTCAGCGAATTTACTTTAACGGTTGTTCTGCGGTGGCTTTGAATGGGCAGATCATCGCCAGGGGGAAACAATTCGCTTTGGAGGATGTGGAAGTCACCACCGCTACGGTTGACCTCGAAGACATCCGTTCGTACCGATTGTCATTACGGTCACGCTGCTCGGTAGCTGCTTCCACTCCAACCTACCCTCGGATCAATGTCGATTTTGAACTGTCTCACCCGTGTGATTTGAACATACCACAAAGTGCCCCACTGGACTGGGTTTATCACAGTCCGGAAGAAGAAATCGCTCTCGGGCCAGCTTGCTGGCTGTGGGACTATCTTCGTCGTTCCGGTCAGGGAGGATTCTTCCTACCGCTCAGTGGCGGAGTAGATTCCAGCAGTACTGCAATCATCGTTCACTCCATGTGCCGTCTGGTGGTGAAATCCATTATGCTCGGTGACGTCCAGGTCTTGCACGATGTTCGAAAGATTTTAGCCGACCCGGAATTTACCCCGGACAATCCGGCGGCGTTGTGTAATCGTTTGCTTGTTACTTGCTATATGGGAAGTGAAAATTCTAGTAAGGAAACAAGACAACGGGCGACCACTTTATCGTCCCAAATTGGAAGCTACCATTTGGAGATTAACATTGACGGGGCGGTTAGTGCATTGCTGACGATTTTCCACACCGTGACTGGGATGAAACCGCTATTTAAAACTCAGGGTGGTTGCCCGAGGCAGAATCTAGCGCTGCAGAACATCCAAGCTCGCACGAGGATGGTACTGTCCTATCTGTTTGCCCAGTTGATGCTGTGGGTTCGTAACAGACCCGGTGGTTTGCTGGTGCTTGGTTCCGCCAACGTTGACGAGGCACTGCGAGGGTACATGACCAAGTATGACTGTTCGTCGGCGGATATCAATCCGATCGGGGGAATCTCGAAGACGGATTTGAAGCGGTTCCTGCTGTTTGCTAAAGAGAA ATTCAACCTTCCGATCGTCGCGGACATCGTTACGGCACCACCAACCGCTGAACTTGAACCGTTGCGCGATGGCACCTTAGCACAAACCGACGAGGAAGATATGGGTATGACCTACAACGAACTCAGCGAGTTCGGTCGATTGCGCAAGCAATCTCATTGCGGACCGTACAGTATGTTCTGCAAACTGGTCTCGATGTGGAAAGACACCTGCTCCAGTCCGCAGGTTGTGGCGGATAAGGTGAAGCACTTTTTCCGCTGTTACGCAATCAATCGGCACAAGATGACAATACTGACGCCGGCCTATCATGCCGAATCGTACAGCCCAGACGATAATCGGTTTGATCATAGGCCGTTTCTGTACCGTGCTAACTGGAGTTGGCAGTTTAAGTGTATCGACGAGGAATTGGAACGGATTAGTTGTCCGAGTACGGGGGGAAACGATAAGACGACTGGTATCCGGTCTGGTTCGCCGGGAGTTGCTACTGGAATTGGTGGTGGAGTAGGCGGCGGAGGAACGGATAAGAGTAGTTCGCCGTTGTTCTTTTCCGACGGTGTGATTGGAGGGATGAGCAGTGGTGGAAGTGCGCATCAGTTGAATAATCATGCCGGGTATGGTCATGATTCGATCAAATtaactaaatcgcacagtagcgGAGGTTATTCGAAGATGCATTCAAGTGTGATGGGAAAGATCAAGGATAGAACTGGGGTTCCAGTTTGA